One genomic segment of Brassica napus cultivar Da-Ae chromosome A3, Da-Ae, whole genome shotgun sequence includes these proteins:
- the LOC106440313 gene encoding nudix hydrolase 7, whose translation MDILIGETDNYDGVTVTMNEPMDAEVFTHRLRASLSHWRQEGKKGIWIKLPLGFANLIESAVTEGFRYHHAEPEYLMLVSWISNTPDTIPANASHIVGVGALVLNKSTREVLVVQEKSGYFRDKNVWKLPTGVVHEGEDICDGVAREVEEETGIIADFVEVLSFRQSHKAFLKQKTDLFFLCVLTPRSYDITEQKSEILEAKWMPIKEYVDQPWNQKKEMFKIMAEICEKKCDEDYVGFSTVETVTGTGKKSFVYCNADHATSLKATRDQASSSSSL comes from the exons atggatatACTTATCGGGGAGACGGACAATTACGATGGCGTTACCGTAACCATGAATGAACCAATGGATGCTGAAGTTTTCACCCACAGGCTCAGGGCTTCTCTTTCCCATTGGAGACAAGAG GGGAAGAAGGGGATTTGGATAAAGCTACCTCTTGGATTTGCTAATCTTATCGAGTCTGCTGTTACT GAAGGGTTTAGATATCATCACGCGGAGCCAGAGTACTTGATGCTTGTGTCTTGGATCTCAAACACTCCTGATACTATTCCTGCCAATGCTTCTCACATTGTTGGTGTTGGTGCTCTTGTCCTCAACAAATCCACTCGTGAG GTCCTCGTTGTCCAGGAAAAGAGTGGTTATTTCAGAGACAAGAATGTCTGGAAGCTCCCTACTGGTGTTGTCCACGAG GGTGAGGATATTTGCGATGGAGTAGCTAGGGAAGTCGAAGAAGAAACTGGT attattGCAGATTTTGTGGAAGTGTTGTCTTTCAG GCAAAGCCACAAAGCATTCTTGAAACAGAAAACCGATCTGTTTTTCCTCTGTGTCTTAACTCCACGCTCCTACGATATCACTGAACAAAAATCTGAGATCCTTGAAGCTAAG TGGATGCCGATCAAAGAATACGTAGATCAGCCATGGAACCAGAAGAAGGAGATGTTCAAGATCATGGCTGAGATCTGCGAGAAGAAGTGCGATGAAGACTACGTGGGATTCTCCACTGTGGAAACGGTCACAGGAACTGGCAAAAAGAGCTTTGTCTACTGCAATGCTGATCACGCCACGAGCCTTAAAGCAACGCGTGACCAAgcatcatcatcctcttctcTCTGA
- the LOC106440312 gene encoding epoxide hydrolase A-like, translated as MFLCTHLNPLFSRFLHFLLKQPDQANKPTTSNMSGLDGVEHKTLKVNGINMHVAELPGSGSGGEPIILFIHGFPELWYTWRHQMTALSSLGYRTIAPDLRGYGDTNAPEKMEDYAYFNIVGDLVALIDAVTGGDEAVFVVGHDWGAMIAWQLCMYRPEKVKALVNMSVLFSPRSPDRVPIPTLRRFFGDDYYICRFQKPGEIELEFKKLGTEKVLKEFLTYKTPGPLYLPKGKLFKSSENGGASSALPPWLTQEDLDYYVTKYDNKGFTGPINYYRNIDRNWELTAPWTGAKIRVPVKFIVGDQDLTYNSPGAKEYINGGGFKKDVPLLDETVVLKGVGHFLHEESPEEINQHIHSFFQKFL; from the exons CCTTCACTTTCTCTTGAAGCAACCAGATCAAGCAAACAAACCAACCACCTCCAACATGTCAGGACTCGACGGCGTAGAGCACAAAACCCTCAAGGTAAACGGCATAAACATGCACGTGGCTGAGCTTCCCGGATCCGGATCTGGAGGAGAACCAATCATCCTCTTCATCCACGGATTCCCGGAGCTTTGGTACACGTGGCGGCACCAGATGACTGCGCTTTCGTCCTTGGGGTACCGGACCATCGCGCCGGATCTTCGAGGGTACGGAGACACAAACGCGCCGGAGAAAATGGAGGACTACGCTTACTTCAACATTGTCGGAGACTTGGTAGCACTCATCGACGCAGTGACAGGTGGAGACGAGGCGGTTTTCGTGGTGGGTCATGACTGGGGAGCGATGATCGCGTGGCAGTTGTGTATGTACCGACCGGAGAAAGTCAAGGCTTTGGTCAACATGAGTGTCCTCTTCTCTCCGAGGAGCCCGGATCGTGTCCCGATTCCGACACTGAGACGTTTCTTTGGTGACGATTATTACATCTGCAGGTTTCAG aaacCTGGAGAGATAGAATTAGAGTTCAAGAAGCTGGGAACAGAGAAGGTGTTGAAAGAGTTCTTAACTTACAAAACGCCTGGACCGCTTTACCTCCCCAAAGGCAAACTTTTCAAAAGCTCAGAAAACGGTGGTGCGTCTTCTGCGTTACCACCGTGGCTAACACAAGAGGACCTCGACTATTACGTCACCAAGTacgacaacaaaggtttcactGGACCAATTAACTACTACCGCAACATTGACCG aaatTGGGAGCTGACTGCACCTTGGACCGGTGCTAAGATTCGTGTACCGGTGAAGTTCATAGTGGGAGATCAGGATTTGACGTACAATTCGCCGGGGGCTAAGGAATACATCAACGGTGGCGGATTCAAGAAAGACGTACCGTTGCTTGATGAAACCGTCGTGCTCAAGGGAGTGGGACATTTCCTCCATGAGGAAAGCCCTGAGGAGATCAATCAACACATTCACAGCTTCTTCCAAAAGTTCCTTTAA